In a genomic window of Equus przewalskii isolate Varuska chromosome 4, EquPr2, whole genome shotgun sequence:
- the LOC103558269 gene encoding putative DBH-like monooxygenase protein 2 isoform X1 — protein MLQTPGAMACALLFRLLLLMALAAPSQGNGPGPTSRLRYSRFLDPSNVIFLRWDFDLEAEIITFELQVRTAGWVGLGVTNRYTNVGSDLVVGGVLPDGNIYFSDQHLVDEDTLAEDGSQDAELQGLTEDAVYTTMRFSRPFRSCDPHDQDITSDTMRVLATYGLDDTLKLDRERTFVKSIFLLQIFHPDDLDVPEDTIIHDLEITDFLIPEDDTTYACTFLPLPIVSKKHHIYKRENPTRQNYLLRYNELFEPKLVHHNETMVHHILVYACGNASTLPTGISDCYGADPAFSLCSQVIMGWAVGGTSYQFPDDVGISLGTPLDPQWIRLEIHYSNFHNLPGVYDSSGIRMYYTATLRKYDMGVLQLGFFTFPIHFIPPGAESFMSYGLCKTEKFEEMNGAPVPDIQVFGYLLHTHLAGRALQAVQYKNGTQFRTICKDDSYDFNLQETRDLPHLVEIKPGDELLVECHYQTLDRDSLTFGGPSTVNEMCLVFLFYYPRNNISSCMGYPDIIYVAHEMGEEASDPMEGMMAMNNVEWTPENIKKAEKACKEAQQMVIIKTIDEIVENTTGWISEIIPTPRGPCLESSGGKVEPQDKIPAGFRAAPMALSGSETATPRHLPLAALFFGQGALSWLLATLQVGV, from the exons ATGCTCCAGACTCCAGGAGCCATGGCCTGTGCCCTTCTCTTCAGGCTTCTCCTACTTATGGCCCTGGCAGCCCCCTCCCAAGGCAATGGCCCTGGCCCCACATCTCGCCTGCGTTATTCCAGGTTTCTGGATCCTTCCAATGTCATTTTCCTGCGCTGGGACTTTGACCTTGAGGCTGAGATCATCACTTTTGAGCTCCAGGTCCGGACAGCTGGCTGGGTAGGCTTGGGTGTCACAAATCGCTATACCAACGTGGGAAGTGATCTGGTTGTTGGAGGAGTCTTGCCTGATGGCAACATCTATTTTTCG GATCAGCACCTGGTAGATGAAGACACCCTGGCGGAAGATGGGAGCCAGGATGCTGAGCTACAGGGGCTAACGGAAGATGCTGTCTATACCACCATGCGCTTCTCCAGGCCTTTCCGCTCTTGCGACCCTCATGACCAAGACATTACG AGTGACACTATGAGGGTGCTGGCCACCTACGGCCTGGATGACACTCTGAAGCTGGATCGGGAGCGTACTTTTGTCAAGTCCATCTTCCTGCTACAAATATTCCACCCTGATGATCTTGATGTCCCTGAAGACACCATCATCCATGACTTGGAGATCACTGAT TTCCTCATTCCAGAGGATGACACCACCTATGCCTgcaccttcctccctctccccatcgtTAGCAAGAAACATCATATCTACAAG agagagAATCCAACAAGGCAAAATTACCTGCTCAGATACAATGAACTG ttTGAGCCCAAGTTGGTCCACCACAATGAGACGATGGTGCATCACATCCTGGTGTACGCCTGTGGCAATGCCAGCACGCTCCCCACGGGCATCAGCGACTGCTATGGGGCTgaccctgccttctccctctgctcccaggtCATCATGGGCTGGGCTGTCGGGGGCACA AGTTACCAGTTTCCAGATGATGTCGGCATCTCTCTTGGGACACCTTTGGACCCCCAATGGATCCGACTGGAGATACATTACAGCAATTTTCACAACCTTCCTG GTGTGTACGATTCCTCGGGGATTCGAATGTACTATACTGCCACGCTGCGCAAATACGACATGGGAGTCCTCCAGCTGGGCTTCTTCACCTTCCCCATCCACTTCATACCCCCCGGTGCTGAGTCTTTCATGTCCTATGGGCTGTGTAAGACAGAGAAGTTTGAAGAG ATGAACGGGGCCCCCGTGCCTGACATACAGGTGTTTGGCTACCTGCTCCACACCCACTTGGCTGGCCGGGCTCTGCAGGCTGTGCAATATAA aaATGGAACACAATTCCGAACAATCTGTAAAGATGACTCCTATGACTTCAATCTACAGGAGACTCGAGATTTACCTCATCTAGTGGAGATTAAGCCg GGAGATGAGTTGTTGGTTGAGTGTCACTACCAGACGCTGGACCGCGACTCCTTGACTTTT GGGGGTCCCAGCACCGTTAATGAGATGTGTCTCGTCTTCCTCTTCTACTATCCCCGAAACAACATCTCCAGTTGCATGGGGTACCCTGACATCATCTACGTGGCCCATGAAATGGGAGAGGAGGCATCAGA TCCCATGGAGGGCATGATGGCCATGAACAATGTTGAGTGGACCCCAGAGAACATTAAGAAGGCTGAGAAAGCCTGCAAGGAGGCCCAGCAGATGGTGATAATAAAGACCATTGAT GAGATAGTGGAAAACACAACAGGCTGGATTTCAGAAATCATCCCTACTCCACGGGGGCCCTGCCTGGAGTCCTCGGGAGGCAAAGTGGAGCCCCAGGACAAAATCCCTGCAGGCTTCAGGGCTGCACCAATGGCCCTCTCAGGTTCTGAGACTGCTACCCCAAGGCACCTTCCCCTGGCTGCCCTATTCTTTGGGCAGGGGGCCCTGTCTTGGCTCCTTGCCACCCTGCAGGTTGGAGTCTGA
- the LOC103558269 gene encoding putative DBH-like monooxygenase protein 2 isoform X2: protein MACALLFRLLLLMALAAPSQGNGPGPTSRLRYSRFLDPSNVIFLRWDFDLEAEIITFELQVRTAGWVGLGVTNRYTNVGSDLVVGGVLPDGNIYFSDQHLVDEDTLAEDGSQDAELQGLTEDAVYTTMRFSRPFRSCDPHDQDITSDTMRVLATYGLDDTLKLDRERTFVKSIFLLQIFHPDDLDVPEDTIIHDLEITDFLIPEDDTTYACTFLPLPIVSKKHHIYKFEPKLVHHNETMVHHILVYACGNASTLPTGISDCYGADPAFSLCSQVIMGWAVGGTSYQFPDDVGISLGTPLDPQWIRLEIHYSNFHNLPGVYDSSGIRMYYTATLRKYDMGVLQLGFFTFPIHFIPPGAESFMSYGLCKTEKFEEMNGAPVPDIQVFGYLLHTHLAGRALQAVQYKNGTQFRTICKDDSYDFNLQETRDLPHLVEIKPGDELLVECHYQTLDRDSLTFGGPSTVNEMCLVFLFYYPRNNISSCMGYPDIIYVAHEMGEEASDPMEGMMAMNNVEWTPENIKKAEKACKEAQQMVIIKTIDEIVENTTGWISEIIPTPRGPCLESSGGKVEPQDKIPAGFRAAPMALSGSETATPRHLPLAALFFGQGALSWLLATLQVGV from the exons ATGGCCTGTGCCCTTCTCTTCAGGCTTCTCCTACTTATGGCCCTGGCAGCCCCCTCCCAAGGCAATGGCCCTGGCCCCACATCTCGCCTGCGTTATTCCAGGTTTCTGGATCCTTCCAATGTCATTTTCCTGCGCTGGGACTTTGACCTTGAGGCTGAGATCATCACTTTTGAGCTCCAGGTCCGGACAGCTGGCTGGGTAGGCTTGGGTGTCACAAATCGCTATACCAACGTGGGAAGTGATCTGGTTGTTGGAGGAGTCTTGCCTGATGGCAACATCTATTTTTCG GATCAGCACCTGGTAGATGAAGACACCCTGGCGGAAGATGGGAGCCAGGATGCTGAGCTACAGGGGCTAACGGAAGATGCTGTCTATACCACCATGCGCTTCTCCAGGCCTTTCCGCTCTTGCGACCCTCATGACCAAGACATTACG AGTGACACTATGAGGGTGCTGGCCACCTACGGCCTGGATGACACTCTGAAGCTGGATCGGGAGCGTACTTTTGTCAAGTCCATCTTCCTGCTACAAATATTCCACCCTGATGATCTTGATGTCCCTGAAGACACCATCATCCATGACTTGGAGATCACTGAT TTCCTCATTCCAGAGGATGACACCACCTATGCCTgcaccttcctccctctccccatcgtTAGCAAGAAACATCATATCTACAAG ttTGAGCCCAAGTTGGTCCACCACAATGAGACGATGGTGCATCACATCCTGGTGTACGCCTGTGGCAATGCCAGCACGCTCCCCACGGGCATCAGCGACTGCTATGGGGCTgaccctgccttctccctctgctcccaggtCATCATGGGCTGGGCTGTCGGGGGCACA AGTTACCAGTTTCCAGATGATGTCGGCATCTCTCTTGGGACACCTTTGGACCCCCAATGGATCCGACTGGAGATACATTACAGCAATTTTCACAACCTTCCTG GTGTGTACGATTCCTCGGGGATTCGAATGTACTATACTGCCACGCTGCGCAAATACGACATGGGAGTCCTCCAGCTGGGCTTCTTCACCTTCCCCATCCACTTCATACCCCCCGGTGCTGAGTCTTTCATGTCCTATGGGCTGTGTAAGACAGAGAAGTTTGAAGAG ATGAACGGGGCCCCCGTGCCTGACATACAGGTGTTTGGCTACCTGCTCCACACCCACTTGGCTGGCCGGGCTCTGCAGGCTGTGCAATATAA aaATGGAACACAATTCCGAACAATCTGTAAAGATGACTCCTATGACTTCAATCTACAGGAGACTCGAGATTTACCTCATCTAGTGGAGATTAAGCCg GGAGATGAGTTGTTGGTTGAGTGTCACTACCAGACGCTGGACCGCGACTCCTTGACTTTT GGGGGTCCCAGCACCGTTAATGAGATGTGTCTCGTCTTCCTCTTCTACTATCCCCGAAACAACATCTCCAGTTGCATGGGGTACCCTGACATCATCTACGTGGCCCATGAAATGGGAGAGGAGGCATCAGA TCCCATGGAGGGCATGATGGCCATGAACAATGTTGAGTGGACCCCAGAGAACATTAAGAAGGCTGAGAAAGCCTGCAAGGAGGCCCAGCAGATGGTGATAATAAAGACCATTGAT GAGATAGTGGAAAACACAACAGGCTGGATTTCAGAAATCATCCCTACTCCACGGGGGCCCTGCCTGGAGTCCTCGGGAGGCAAAGTGGAGCCCCAGGACAAAATCCCTGCAGGCTTCAGGGCTGCACCAATGGCCCTCTCAGGTTCTGAGACTGCTACCCCAAGGCACCTTCCCCTGGCTGCCCTATTCTTTGGGCAGGGGGCCCTGTCTTGGCTCCTTGCCACCCTGCAGGTTGGAGTCTGA